ATATTCATCACATTTTGTTAACCCTTTTTTAACAAAAAGAGTAATCTAATTAATATTTTTGTAATATTTACTCTTCCGGATGCTTTTCTTCAGCAATATCCCAGCCGACAGAACCTAATGGCTGAAGCTCTCCATCTTTTTTTAAATAGGTTTCCAGACGGTGATACTGAAATCCCATTGGATCATAATCATATCCAAGATATTTACAAAAAGCTTCCATAACAAGCTGTGGTTTTAAATTCTCTGCACTACCGGTAACCAGCTTCATAAAGATTCCTTCCTGTTTTAATGGAAGCCCCGGAATAAGCGGTTCAGATTCATATTCACGAATATCAAGAATCAACGGTGCAATATCTACTTCTTTTTCCGAACGCTTCGTTTTCTTTATAACCGGAATCTTCTCCTGAAGATAAAAAGGCTGGGTACGTTTTAAAAATGCATCTTTATAATAATAGCCTTCGCGAAATGTTACAAGATAATCTGCTGCCTCTGTTACTGCCATACAGTTTTTCTCTTTTTCATCAATTTCTTTAAATTCAAGGACAGAAATCCCCTCATTCATTACCGCATTGATGCGTTTCAGCATTTCCTCACTGCTATAAGACCAGTCAAAAGAAATATCCGCATATTCTCCTTCACTGGTCATCCCAAGACCAAGCGGTGCAGCAAAACTCATAATCTGATGAGGACTCATTCCTTTTGAAAAAGAAACAGGAAGCTCTGCACGCATCAATGCCTTTTGAAAATATCTTTGTACATCCAGATGTCCTATAAATTTCAGAACTCCTGTTTTAGTCCATTTTACTCTTACTTTCATAGCAGACACCTCCTCCAAATCTTGCCGCTCCACAGCCGGAACATTTCTCACGACAGTTTGGGGTCACCTTTTCTGCCATCGCGTTATTCCATTCACGTTTTAAAAATTCTTTTGTTACACCGATATCAATGAAATCCCATGGGAAGACTTCATCAAGCTCTCTCTTTCTTGTTGTATAGAAATGATAATCAAGAGCATTTTCCTCCATCGTTTCCATCCAGGTATCATAATCAAAAAACTCTGTCCATGCATCATAGATACAGCCTTTTTTATAAACATCATAAATCACTTTACAAATACGGCGGTCACCACGAGCAAGAATTCCTTCTAAAACTGTAGTCTTAGCATCATGCCACTTAAAAGACAGGCTACGATGATTATGCTGAATCTTAAATTCATCATTGACGATATGTGCTTTCTGCTTATATTCATCCTCCTCACACATCGATGCCCACTGGAATGGGGTAAATGGTTTTGGAACAAAGAACGAAGCACTTGCACCAACAGAAATACGGCCATGACGATATTCCGCATCCATACTATAGTAATTCATGGCGATCTTTTCAGCAAGATGAGCGATTCCTTTAATATCTTCCTCTGTTTCTGTTGGGAGTCCCATCATGAAATAAAGTTTTACTTTACTCCATCCTCCTTTAAATGCTTCCATTGCCCCATGAAGAATCACTTCTTCTGTAAGCCCTTTATTAATGACGTCACGCATTCTCTGTGTTCCGGCTTCCGGAGCAAAAGTAAGGCTGCTCTTTCGTACATCCTGCACTTTGCTCATAACATCCAAAGAAAATGCATCGATTCTAAGAGATGGCAATGCGATATTAATATTCTTAGAACGATAATTATCAATCAGATAATTGC
This Anaerobutyricum hallii DNA region includes the following protein-coding sequences:
- a CDS encoding TIGR03936 family radical SAM-associated protein — its product is MKVRVKWTKTGVLKFIGHLDVQRYFQKALMRAELPVSFSKGMSPHQIMSFAAPLGLGMTSEGEYADISFDWSYSSEEMLKRINAVMNEGISVLEFKEIDEKEKNCMAVTEAADYLVTFREGYYYKDAFLKRTQPFYLQEKIPVIKKTKRSEKEVDIAPLILDIREYESEPLIPGLPLKQEGIFMKLVTGSAENLKPQLVMEAFCKYLGYDYDPMGFQYHRLETYLKKDGELQPLGSVGWDIAEEKHPEE